One genomic region from Ralstonia pickettii DTP0602 encodes:
- the fusA gene encoding elongation factor G (EF-G; promotes GTP-dependent translocation of the ribosome during translation; many organisms have multiple copies of this gene~K02355: fusA, GFM, EFG; elongation factor G) gives MHDSPDAIRTVALLGHAGCGKTSLIEALLYKGGALHTPGSIERGSTVCDTDPLERKYKRSLTSAVAHLHYRDTRIYLVDTPGYPDFSGLAISALAAVETAAIVINAQTGIEMTTRRAMAWAQARQLCRMIIINGIDGDKVDLPALLADIQEAFGKECLPINLPADNGSKVVDCFFNPAGESDFLSVPSAHDALIDQVIEIDPELMELYLEQGEAITPEQLHAPFERALREGHLVPICFTSAATGAGITELLDVFVRLLPNPTEGNPPLFYRDTGEGSENRKAVRAEPVPDKHVLAHVFKMVIDPYVGKLAVFRIHQGTITRDSQLYIGEGRQPFKVAHLLRLQGKETQEVPRAGPGDICAVAKIDELGFDAVLHDATEDGDIHLTPLEFPTPIYGLAIEPARRGNEQRLAEVLHKLSAEDPCLRVEHPAGTNETVVFGLGEFHLRCALERLTEQYKVEVVTRPPKIAYRETIGGKAEGHHRHKKQTGGAGQFGEVMLRVEPLARGEGFEFIDAVKGGAIPGQFIPAVEKGIRQALESGPLAGFAMQDVRVTVYDGKSHPVDSKEVAFATAGRKAFIDAVLKARPSVLEPIVDIEVTVPGTSMGDIIGDLSTKRGQVHGTRTAAGNAVTVAGQVPLSELSDYQSRLNSLTGGHGSYTIQFSHYDNVPPAQQEKMASRHKAQQDTD, from the coding sequence ATGCACGATAGTCCCGATGCCATCCGCACCGTCGCCCTGCTTGGGCACGCGGGGTGCGGCAAGACCTCGCTGATCGAGGCGCTGCTGTACAAGGGCGGTGCCCTGCACACGCCCGGCAGCATCGAGCGCGGTTCCACGGTGTGCGACACCGATCCGCTGGAGCGCAAGTACAAACGCTCGCTGACCTCCGCGGTCGCCCACCTGCACTACCGCGACACCCGCATCTACCTGGTCGACACCCCCGGCTACCCGGACTTCTCCGGGCTGGCGATCAGCGCGCTGGCGGCCGTGGAAACCGCCGCCATCGTCATCAATGCGCAGACCGGCATCGAGATGACCACGCGCCGGGCCATGGCCTGGGCGCAGGCGCGCCAGTTGTGCCGGATGATCATCATTAACGGCATCGACGGCGACAAGGTCGATCTGCCCGCGCTGCTGGCGGATATCCAGGAGGCCTTCGGCAAGGAATGCCTGCCAATCAACCTGCCGGCCGACAACGGCAGCAAGGTGGTTGACTGCTTCTTCAATCCGGCCGGCGAGTCGGATTTTTTATCTGTGCCCTCCGCGCACGATGCGCTGATCGACCAGGTCATCGAGATCGATCCCGAGCTGATGGAGCTGTACCTGGAACAAGGCGAGGCGATCACGCCGGAGCAGCTGCACGCGCCGTTCGAGCGCGCGCTGCGCGAAGGCCACCTGGTGCCGATCTGCTTTACCTCGGCGGCGACGGGCGCCGGCATCACCGAGCTGCTGGATGTATTCGTGCGGCTGCTGCCCAATCCCACCGAGGGCAACCCACCGCTGTTCTATCGCGATACGGGGGAAGGCAGCGAGAACCGCAAGGCCGTCCGCGCGGAGCCCGTGCCGGACAAGCATGTGCTGGCGCACGTGTTCAAGATGGTCATCGATCCCTATGTCGGCAAGCTGGCGGTGTTCCGCATCCACCAGGGCACGATCACGCGCGACAGCCAGCTCTATATCGGCGAAGGACGCCAGCCGTTCAAGGTGGCGCACCTGCTGCGGCTGCAAGGCAAGGAGACACAGGAAGTGCCACGCGCCGGGCCGGGCGATATCTGCGCGGTGGCCAAGATCGATGAACTCGGCTTCGATGCCGTGCTGCACGATGCCACCGAGGACGGCGATATCCACCTGACGCCGCTGGAATTCCCCACGCCGATCTACGGGCTGGCGATCGAGCCGGCGCGCCGCGGCAACGAGCAGCGGCTGGCGGAGGTACTGCACAAGCTGAGCGCGGAAGACCCGTGCCTGCGCGTGGAGCATCCGGCCGGCACCAACGAAACCGTGGTGTTTGGTCTGGGTGAGTTCCACCTGCGCTGTGCGCTGGAGCGGCTGACCGAGCAATACAAAGTGGAGGTGGTGACGCGCCCGCCCAAGATCGCTTACCGCGAAACCATCGGCGGCAAGGCCGAGGGCCATCACCGGCACAAGAAGCAGACCGGTGGCGCCGGGCAGTTCGGCGAGGTGATGCTGCGGGTCGAACCGCTGGCGCGCGGCGAAGGCTTCGAGTTTATCGATGCGGTAAAGGGTGGCGCGATTCCGGGCCAGTTTATTCCCGCGGTGGAGAAAGGCATCCGCCAGGCGTTGGAAAGCGGTCCGCTGGCTGGATTCGCGATGCAGGACGTGCGCGTGACGGTGTATGACGGCAAGAGCCATCCGGTCGATTCGAAGGAAGTCGCGTTCGCGACCGCCGGACGCAAGGCGTTTATCGACGCGGTGCTGAAGGCGCGGCCCAGCGTGTTGGAGCCGATCGTCGATATCGAGGTCACGGTGCCGGGCACTTCGATGGGCGACATCATCGGCGACCTTTCCACCAAGCGCGGCCAGGTCCATGGCACCCGCACCGCGGCCGGCAACGCGGTGACCGTGGCCGGACAGGTGCCGCTGTCGGAGCTGAGCGACTACCAGTCACGGCTGAACAGCCTGACCGGCGGCCACGGCAGCTACACCATCCAGTTCAGCCACTATGACAACGTGCCGCCGGCGCAGCAGGAAAAGATGGCGTCCCGCCACAAGGCGCAGCAGGACACCGACTGA
- a CDS encoding phenylacetate-CoA ligase (K01912: paaK; phenylacetate-CoA ligase [EC:6.2.1.30]) — MVQRIPNPNELEPIERASRDELQALQLERLKWSVRHAYDNVPHYRKAFAAAGVHPDDLQSLSDLSKFPFLTKQDLRDNYPFGMFAVPREQVARVHASSGTTGKPTVVGYTAKDIDTWASVVARSIRAAGGRAGDLVHVSYGYGLFTGGLGAHYGAEKAGCTVIPMSGGQTEKQVQLIREFQPNIIMVTPSYMLNLIEEMERQGMDPSDSSLKVGIFGAEPWTDAMRAEIEARAGIDAVDIYGLSEVMGPGVACECIESKDGPVIWEDHFYAEIIDPVTGEVLPDGEEGELVFTSLTKEALPVIRYRTRDLTRLLPPTSRSMRRIGKITGRSDDMLIIRGVNVFPSQIEELILKAPALAPQYQLVVTRDGHLDKLEVRVEARPERSASLSADDRAALERELKDQIKTYVGVTTRVQVVAAEGIERTSVGKARRVVDMRSKVTHEQPVGAI; from the coding sequence ATGGTTCAACGCATCCCCAACCCCAACGAGCTGGAGCCGATCGAGCGCGCCAGCCGCGACGAACTGCAAGCCTTGCAGCTGGAACGGCTCAAATGGAGCGTGCGCCATGCCTACGACAACGTGCCGCATTACCGCAAGGCCTTTGCCGCGGCGGGGGTGCATCCGGACGACCTGCAGTCGCTGTCGGACCTGTCGAAGTTCCCGTTCCTGACCAAGCAGGACCTGCGCGACAACTATCCCTTCGGCATGTTCGCGGTGCCGCGCGAGCAGGTGGCGCGCGTGCATGCGTCGAGCGGCACCACCGGCAAGCCGACCGTGGTCGGATACACGGCGAAGGATATCGATACCTGGGCCAGCGTGGTGGCGCGCTCCATCCGCGCCGCCGGCGGGCGCGCCGGCGACCTGGTCCATGTCAGCTACGGCTATGGCCTGTTCACCGGCGGCCTGGGTGCCCACTACGGCGCGGAGAAGGCCGGCTGCACCGTGATCCCGATGTCCGGCGGCCAGACCGAGAAACAGGTTCAGCTCATTCGCGAGTTCCAGCCCAACATCATCATGGTGACGCCGTCGTACATGCTGAACCTGATCGAGGAGATGGAGCGCCAGGGCATGGATCCGTCGGACAGCTCGCTGAAGGTCGGCATCTTCGGCGCCGAGCCGTGGACCGATGCGATGCGCGCCGAGATCGAGGCGCGCGCCGGCATCGATGCGGTGGACATCTACGGGCTGTCTGAAGTCATGGGTCCGGGTGTCGCGTGTGAATGTATCGAGAGCAAGGATGGCCCGGTGATCTGGGAAGACCATTTCTACGCCGAGATCATCGACCCGGTGACCGGCGAGGTGCTGCCGGACGGAGAGGAGGGCGAACTGGTGTTCACCTCGCTGACCAAGGAAGCGCTGCCGGTGATCCGCTACCGCACGCGCGACCTCACGCGTCTGCTGCCGCCGACGTCGCGGTCGATGCGGCGCATCGGCAAGATCACCGGGCGCTCGGATGACATGCTGATCATCCGTGGCGTGAACGTGTTCCCGTCGCAGATCGAGGAACTGATCCTGAAGGCGCCGGCGCTGGCACCGCAATATCAGCTGGTGGTGACCCGCGACGGGCACCTGGACAAGCTGGAGGTGCGTGTCGAGGCGCGCCCCGAGCGCTCGGCGTCCCTCTCCGCCGACGACCGCGCGGCGCTGGAGCGCGAGCTGAAGGACCAGATCAAGACCTATGTCGGCGTTACTACGCGGGTGCAGGTGGTGGCCGCCGAGGGCATCGAGCGCACCAGCGTCGGCAAGGCGCGGCGCGTGGTGGATATGCGGTCCAAGGTTACGCACGAGCAGCCGGTCGGCGCAATCTGA
- a CDS encoding short-chain dehydrogenase (K00540: E1.-.-.- [EC:1.-.-.-]), giving the protein MSANTTNPTINATSKVWFITGASRGFGLELTRAALARGDRVVATARRPETITAALGDHDNLLGVALDVTNEAQAIAAAEAAVARFGRIDVLVNNAGYGLLGAVEEASAQEVEQQFATNVFGVLTVTRAVLPQMRRQRSGRILNISSIGGYAAYPGWGVYGATKFAVEGLTEALDAELSPLGIRATVVEPGFFRTDFLDASSLVRVRTEIAAYADTVGAMREHMASANHQQPGDPAKLAAALLTLADSETPPVRLPLGSDAVYRITEKNRKVESELATWQALAVSTDHDDVRR; this is encoded by the coding sequence ATGTCCGCCAACACCACCAACCCCACCATCAACGCCACCAGCAAGGTCTGGTTCATCACCGGCGCTTCGCGCGGCTTCGGCCTGGAACTGACCCGTGCCGCGCTGGCACGCGGCGATCGCGTCGTCGCTACCGCGCGCCGCCCGGAGACGATCACCGCCGCACTGGGCGATCACGACAACCTGCTGGGCGTGGCGCTGGACGTCACCAACGAAGCGCAGGCGATCGCCGCCGCCGAGGCCGCCGTGGCCCGCTTCGGCCGCATCGACGTGCTGGTCAACAACGCCGGCTACGGCCTGCTGGGCGCGGTCGAAGAGGCCTCCGCGCAGGAAGTCGAGCAGCAGTTCGCCACCAACGTGTTCGGCGTGCTGACCGTGACGCGTGCCGTGCTGCCGCAGATGCGCCGGCAGCGCAGCGGCCGCATCCTCAACATCTCGTCAATTGGTGGCTACGCCGCGTATCCCGGCTGGGGCGTCTATGGCGCCACCAAGTTCGCGGTGGAGGGCCTGACGGAAGCGCTCGATGCGGAACTGTCGCCGCTGGGCATCCGCGCCACCGTGGTCGAGCCGGGCTTCTTCCGCACCGACTTCCTCGATGCCAGCTCGCTGGTGCGCGTGCGCACCGAGATCGCGGCGTATGCCGATACGGTCGGGGCAATGCGTGAGCACATGGCTTCGGCCAACCACCAGCAGCCCGGCGACCCGGCCAAGCTGGCGGCAGCGCTGCTGACCCTGGCCGACAGCGAAACCCCGCCGGTGCGCCTGCCGCTGGGCTCCGACGCGGTCTACCGCATCACCGAGAAGAACCGCAAGGTGGAAAGCGAACTGGCCACGTGGCAGGCGCTGGCGGTGTCGACCGACCACGACGACGTGCGCCGCTGA
- a CDS encoding membrane protein, whose amino-acid sequence MDARQLETIQNHPDFLRLTSGRARLGWSLTLLMLAIYFGFILLLAFSPATLGTPVGAGVMTVGIPVGVAVIFAAVLLTGIYVHRANRDLDPLNERVRKECQA is encoded by the coding sequence ATGGACGCGCGACAACTGGAAACCATCCAGAACCACCCCGATTTCCTCCGGCTGACCAGCGGGCGCGCACGCCTGGGCTGGTCGCTGACGCTGCTAATGCTGGCGATCTACTTCGGCTTCATCCTGCTGCTGGCCTTCTCCCCGGCCACGCTCGGCACGCCCGTTGGCGCGGGCGTGATGACGGTGGGCATTCCGGTAGGCGTTGCGGTGATCTTCGCCGCCGTCCTGCTCACCGGCATCTATGTCCACCGCGCCAACCGCGACCTGGACCCGCTCAACGAACGCGTACGCAAGGAGTGCCAAGCATGA
- the actP gene encoding actetate permease (member of the sodium:solute symporter family; cotranscribed with the acs gene which encodes acetyl coenzyme A synthase; mutations affect acetate uptake~K14393: actP; cation/acetate symporter): protein MKPVHRFLCAALAGLASTAAMAAPAIQAEAAPRPLNWSAIVMFLLFVVFTLGITRWAARRTRSASDFYAAGGGLTGFQNGLAIAGDMVSAASFLGISAMMFDKGYDGLIYALGVVAGWPIILFIVAERLRNLGRYTFADVVSYRLSQKPVRITAACGTLTVVIMYLVAQMVGAGKLIELLFGTSYESAVVIVGALMVLYVMFGGMLATTWVQIIKAALLLGGVTFMAIMVLAYFGFSPEAMFAGAAKVHDKGAAILSPGGLVSNPIDAISLGVGMMFGTAGLPHILMRFFTVADAKEARKSVLYATGFIGYFYLLILVVGFGAIVMVGADPAYRDAAGKIIGGSNMVAVHLSHAIGGDLFLGFISAVAFATILAVVAGLALSGASAVSHDLYANVFRRGQANEKDEIRVSKAATLVIGVLAMVLGVMFEKQNIAFLSGLVLAIAASVNFPVLFLSMFWKGLTTRGAVAGSLAGLASAVALLVLGPTVWVGILKHQQAIFPYANPALFSMTLAFACAWLVSVLDRSAQASTERQRYGAQFVRAMTGIGAAGASQH, encoded by the coding sequence ATGAAGCCGGTACACCGTTTCCTCTGCGCGGCCCTGGCCGGGCTCGCCAGCACGGCCGCCATGGCGGCCCCCGCCATTCAGGCCGAAGCCGCGCCGCGGCCGCTGAACTGGAGCGCCATCGTGATGTTCCTGCTGTTCGTGGTGTTCACGCTCGGCATCACGCGCTGGGCCGCGCGGCGCACGCGCTCGGCGTCGGATTTCTACGCAGCCGGCGGTGGCCTCACAGGCTTCCAGAACGGCCTGGCGATCGCCGGCGACATGGTCTCGGCGGCGTCCTTCCTGGGCATCTCGGCGATGATGTTCGACAAAGGCTATGACGGCCTGATCTACGCCCTGGGCGTGGTCGCCGGCTGGCCGATCATCCTGTTCATCGTCGCCGAACGGTTGCGCAACCTCGGCCGCTACACCTTTGCCGACGTGGTGTCGTACCGGCTGTCACAGAAGCCGGTGCGCATCACCGCCGCCTGCGGCACGCTGACCGTGGTCATCATGTACCTGGTGGCGCAGATGGTCGGCGCCGGCAAGCTGATCGAGCTGCTGTTCGGCACCAGCTATGAATCGGCGGTCGTCATCGTCGGCGCGCTGATGGTGCTGTACGTGATGTTCGGCGGGATGCTGGCCACGACGTGGGTGCAGATCATCAAGGCCGCGCTGCTGCTGGGCGGGGTGACCTTCATGGCCATCATGGTGCTCGCCTATTTCGGCTTCAGTCCCGAAGCCATGTTCGCCGGCGCCGCCAAGGTGCATGACAAGGGCGCCGCGATCCTGTCGCCGGGAGGGCTGGTGTCCAACCCGATCGATGCGATCTCATTGGGCGTCGGCATGATGTTCGGCACCGCCGGGCTACCGCATATCCTGATGCGCTTCTTCACCGTGGCCGACGCCAAAGAGGCGCGCAAGTCCGTGCTCTACGCCACCGGCTTTATCGGCTACTTCTACCTGCTGATCCTGGTGGTGGGCTTCGGCGCGATCGTGATGGTGGGCGCGGACCCCGCCTACCGCGACGCGGCTGGCAAGATCATTGGCGGCAGCAATATGGTGGCGGTGCACCTGTCGCACGCCATCGGTGGCGATCTCTTCCTCGGCTTTATCTCGGCGGTGGCGTTCGCGACCATCCTGGCGGTGGTGGCGGGCCTGGCCCTGTCGGGCGCATCGGCGGTCTCGCATGACCTGTACGCCAACGTGTTCCGCCGCGGACAGGCCAACGAGAAGGACGAGATCCGCGTGTCGAAGGCAGCCACGCTGGTGATCGGCGTGCTGGCGATGGTGCTGGGCGTGATGTTCGAGAAGCAGAACATCGCTTTCCTGTCAGGGCTTGTGCTGGCGATCGCCGCCTCGGTCAACTTCCCGGTGCTGTTCCTGTCGATGTTCTGGAAAGGACTGACCACGCGCGGCGCGGTGGCGGGCAGCCTGGCCGGGCTGGCGTCGGCGGTGGCGCTGCTGGTGCTGGGCCCGACCGTGTGGGTCGGCATCCTGAAGCATCAGCAGGCGATCTTCCCTTACGCCAACCCGGCGCTGTTCTCGATGACCCTGGCCTTTGCCTGCGCCTGGCTGGTATCCGTGCTGGACCGGTCCGCCCAGGCGAGCACCGAGCGCCAGCGCTATGGCGCGCAGTTCGTGCGCGCCATGACCGGCATCGGCGCGGCCGGCGCCAGCCAGCACTGA
- a CDS encoding carnitine dehydratase, translating to MLRDALDGLTVIDFTQIGAGPTCTMLLADMGARVIKIEPPGGELGRGLGPGWLGDDSALFHGFNRNKLGVALDLKSPDGLAVARRLVAEADIVVESMRPGVMERLGLGYAELSQGHPSLVYCSISAYGQDGPYAGRAGVDGIIQADSGLMSLIGLPDGEPCKVQAPVVDVMTGYVACVGILGKLAQRARDGQGGHLDVNLLNAALALQQSSITSYCADGQLPERAGSAAPYSAPNQAFRTADGWIMVAAYMPERWRRLCSVLGLPALADDPRFATSPLRVANRAAMVEALTGVFVTRSTDAWLALLQDADILCARVATYEDLMAHPQVAANRMVQRIPHDTLGEISVPGFPINSAQENALPARPAPACGQHTQAVLGELGFSAAQIASLQARGAIHCTDAGAPQLAAAAS from the coding sequence ATGCTGCGCGACGCACTGGACGGCCTGACCGTCATCGACTTCACCCAGATCGGCGCCGGGCCAACCTGCACCATGCTGCTCGCCGACATGGGCGCCAGGGTCATCAAGATAGAGCCGCCCGGCGGCGAACTCGGCCGCGGACTGGGTCCCGGCTGGCTCGGCGACGACAGCGCGCTGTTCCACGGCTTCAATCGCAACAAGCTGGGCGTGGCGCTCGACCTGAAATCCCCCGACGGGTTGGCCGTGGCGCGCCGGCTGGTTGCCGAAGCCGACATCGTGGTGGAAAGCATGCGCCCGGGCGTGATGGAGCGCCTGGGCCTGGGCTACGCCGAGCTGTCGCAGGGGCATCCGTCGCTGGTCTATTGCTCGATCTCCGCGTATGGCCAGGACGGCCCCTATGCCGGCCGCGCTGGCGTCGACGGCATTATCCAGGCCGATTCCGGGCTGATGAGCCTGATCGGCCTGCCCGACGGCGAACCGTGCAAGGTGCAGGCGCCGGTGGTCGACGTGATGACCGGCTACGTGGCCTGCGTGGGCATCCTCGGCAAGCTGGCGCAACGGGCGCGCGACGGGCAGGGCGGGCATCTCGACGTCAACCTGCTCAATGCGGCGCTGGCGCTGCAGCAGTCGTCAATCACCAGCTATTGCGCGGACGGGCAACTGCCGGAGCGCGCGGGCAGCGCCGCGCCCTACTCCGCGCCCAACCAGGCCTTCCGCACCGCCGACGGCTGGATCATGGTCGCCGCCTACATGCCCGAGCGCTGGCGCCGGCTGTGCAGCGTGCTGGGCCTGCCGGCGCTTGCCGACGACCCGCGCTTCGCCACCTCGCCGCTGCGCGTGGCCAACCGGGCGGCGATGGTAGAAGCGCTGACCGGCGTGTTCGTGACCCGGTCCACCGACGCCTGGCTGGCCCTGCTGCAGGACGCCGACATCCTGTGCGCGCGCGTGGCCACCTATGAAGACCTGATGGCGCATCCGCAGGTGGCGGCCAACCGCATGGTGCAGCGCATCCCGCACGACACGCTGGGCGAGATCAGCGTGCCCGGCTTCCCGATCAACAGCGCGCAGGAAAACGCGCTGCCGGCGCGGCCGGCGCCGGCTTGCGGGCAGCATACGCAGGCGGTGCTGGGCGAGCTTGGCTTCAGCGCGGCGCAGATCGCCAGCTTGCAGGCGCGTGGCGCGATCCACTGTACCGATGCCGGGGCGCCGCAGCTTGCCGCGGCGGCATCATGA
- a CDS encoding P-nitrobenzoate reductase NfnB — protein MNRADIIAALYARRSVRGFLDTPVPRETVAAILDDAARSPSASNTQPWRVYACAGEVRKRLTDALLALHDSGGGEHREEYVYYPPAWREPYLARRRTLGKALYGLLGIPRGDSAGMARQYARNYAFFGAPVGLFFTIERGQGQAAWLDLGMFLHAVMMAALGHGLATCAQQAFARYHQVIRAQLEIPDSEILVCGMSLGHPDPREPANRLRTAREPVEAFAQFTGW, from the coding sequence ATGAACCGCGCCGACATCATCGCCGCACTCTACGCGCGGCGCAGCGTGCGCGGCTTTCTCGATACGCCGGTGCCGCGGGAGACCGTTGCCGCGATCCTGGACGATGCGGCGCGCAGCCCGAGCGCGTCGAACACGCAGCCGTGGCGCGTCTACGCCTGCGCAGGCGAGGTGCGCAAGCGGCTCACTGACGCGTTGCTGGCGCTGCATGACAGCGGCGGCGGTGAGCATCGCGAAGAGTATGTCTACTACCCGCCCGCGTGGCGCGAACCCTACCTGGCACGGCGCCGCACGCTGGGCAAGGCGCTGTATGGCCTGCTTGGCATCCCGCGCGGCGACAGCGCCGGCATGGCGCGCCAGTACGCGCGCAACTATGCATTCTTCGGCGCGCCGGTGGGGCTGTTCTTTACCATCGAGCGCGGGCAGGGACAGGCGGCCTGGCTGGACCTCGGCATGTTCCTGCACGCGGTAATGATGGCGGCGCTCGGGCATGGATTGGCGACCTGCGCGCAGCAGGCGTTCGCGCGCTACCACCAGGTCATTCGCGCGCAGCTGGAGATTCCGGACAGCGAGATCCTGGTGTGCGGCATGTCGCTCGGCCATCCCGATCCGCGCGAGCCGGCCAACCGCCTGCGCACCGCGCGCGAACCGGTGGAGGCGTTTGCGCAGTTCACCGGCTGGTGA
- a CDS encoding transcriptional regulator (K03566: gcvA; LysR family transcriptional regulator, glycine cleavage system transcriptional activator) — translation MDKLPPLNALRAFEAAARHLSITTAAEELHVTPGAVSRQIRALEDGLGVQLLHRGHRQISLTRTGEDYYRAVTKAMDDLREATRRLSKRAKRKQLKVRAYTTFAMRWLIPRLSSFHAANPGIEVLLTASLDPVDFRKEDIDGAIRLGDGKWSGVNTYRLVSNILVPVCSPGLLTAGNKVKKPADLQHQTLLHSIARPDDWAHWLKAARADGQVDARSGMTYQSSAMAYAAAVEGQGFAIAQRFLVAADLDAGRLVAPFRQTVDMGDFTYYLLTPAERKEGPSMAVFRQWLLAQFGTQG, via the coding sequence ATGGACAAACTGCCCCCACTGAACGCCTTGCGCGCCTTCGAGGCCGCCGCCCGGCATCTCAGCATCACCACGGCTGCCGAGGAGTTGCACGTCACGCCTGGCGCCGTCAGCCGCCAGATCCGCGCGCTGGAAGACGGCCTGGGCGTGCAATTGCTGCACCGTGGCCACCGCCAGATCTCGCTGACCCGCACCGGCGAGGACTACTACCGCGCCGTGACCAAGGCGATGGACGACCTGCGCGAGGCCACGCGGCGGCTGAGCAAGCGCGCGAAGCGCAAGCAGCTCAAGGTGCGCGCCTACACCACCTTTGCCATGCGCTGGCTGATCCCGCGGCTGTCGAGCTTCCATGCCGCCAATCCCGGCATCGAGGTGCTGCTCACCGCCTCGCTCGACCCGGTCGACTTCCGCAAGGAAGACATCGACGGCGCGATCCGGCTGGGCGACGGCAAGTGGAGCGGTGTCAATACCTACCGGCTGGTCTCCAACATCCTGGTGCCGGTATGCAGCCCCGGCCTGCTGACAGCCGGAAACAAGGTGAAGAAGCCCGCCGATTTGCAGCACCAGACGCTGCTGCACTCGATTGCGCGCCCCGACGACTGGGCGCACTGGCTCAAGGCGGCCCGCGCCGACGGACAGGTCGATGCGCGCAGCGGCATGACCTACCAGAGTTCCGCCATGGCGTATGCGGCGGCGGTCGAAGGGCAGGGCTTTGCCATCGCGCAGCGCTTCCTGGTGGCGGCCGACCTGGACGCCGGCCGACTGGTGGCGCCGTTCCGCCAGACCGTCGACATGGGCGATTTCACCTACTACCTGCTGACGCCGGCGGAGCGCAAGGAAGGTCCGAGCATGGCCGTGTTCCGCCAGTGGCTGCTGGCGCAGTTCGGCACGCAGGGCTGA